The Chryseobacterium sp. G0186 genome includes the window TGAGAAACTGGAGTAAAACTGCTTTGGAATGGAATCTGGCCAATGATCCAAAGTACGGACCACATACAGAAGGTGGTTGTACAGAGTGTAAAGGAGCAATTACCATTTCCGACAGTGAAAATTTCACCAGAAATGTTGCTTATTACATCATCGCCCATGCCTCTAAATTTGTTCCTTCAGGGTCTCAACGCATTGCTTCAACGCAGACAAAATATTTGTCTACTGCAGCTTTTAGAACTCCGGAGGGAAAAACAGTTGTCATTGTTCAGAACGATCATAAAGCAGATGAAAATTTTAATATTAAATTTGCCGGGAAAACCGCTGCTATAACCATTCCCGGAAGTTCAGCGGCCACGTATATTTTTTAAATTAAAATCATGAGAAAACTAATTGTAAGTTGTTTTGTAGTAGGTGTTTTCGTCAACGTAAATGCCCAGAATTATTGGAAAAAAAATGCAGGAAAAACAGCTAAGGTAATTCTTACCCATTCTAAGACCAATGAAAAAATGGCTGATAAAGGCTCTGTAAAGTTTGAAAAGTTCGGACAGCCAAAGGAAACAGAGGCCTGTATCTTTGTAGCTCCTGATTTTAAATATCAAAAGCTGATAGGAATAGGAGGAGCCATTACAGATGCATCAGCAGAAACATTCTACAAAATGCCAAAGAACAAGCAAAAGGAAATTCTGGATGCCTACTTTGGAAAAGATGGATTGGGTTATACGGTTGTTCGTACCAATATGAATTCCTGTGATTTCTCCAGCGATTCTTATACTTATGTAGAAGACAACGACACTTCCCTGAAAACATTTAATGTAGCCCATGACGAGAAATATAAGATTCCTATGATCCAAGAAGCTCAGAAAGCTATTGGGAATAATTTTACGTTTTATTTCTCTCCGTGGAGTCCACCTGCCTGGATGAAGTCTAATAAAAGTTTATACAAAGGCGGAAGACTGGAGAATCAATATTATCAGACCTGGGCAGATTATTATATTAAATTCATCAAAGAATACGAAAAAAGAGGAATCAATGTTTGGGGATTAACCGTTCAGAATGAGCCTATGGCTACACAATCATGGGAATCCTGCATCTATACAGCTGAAGAAGAGGGCGAATTCTTAAAGAACAATCTAGGGCCAACCCTTTGGAAGAATGGCTACAAAGATAAAAAGGTGATGATTTGGGATCACAACAGAGATCTTATTTATCAAAGAGCTACAACAACACTCAGCGATCCCGAGACTTCAAAATATGCCCACGGAATTGGGTATCACTGGTATGAAACATGGAATAATAAAACCCAGCTTTTTGATAATCTGGCAGAAACCCACAGAGCTTTTCCAGATAAATTCCTGGCATTTACTGAAGGGTGTAAAGAACAGTTCAAAATGGATGGAATCAGTGATGTGAGCCTTGGAGAATTGTATGGTAAAAATATGCTGAATGATTTCAATAAAGGGAATGCCCTATGGACAGACTGGAACATTCTTTTGGATGAGACCGGAGGACCCAATCACAAAG containing:
- a CDS encoding glycoside hydrolase family 30 protein; its protein translation is MRKLIVSCFVVGVFVNVNAQNYWKKNAGKTAKVILTHSKTNEKMADKGSVKFEKFGQPKETEACIFVAPDFKYQKLIGIGGAITDASAETFYKMPKNKQKEILDAYFGKDGLGYTVVRTNMNSCDFSSDSYTYVEDNDTSLKTFNVAHDEKYKIPMIQEAQKAIGNNFTFYFSPWSPPAWMKSNKSLYKGGRLENQYYQTWADYYIKFIKEYEKRGINVWGLTVQNEPMATQSWESCIYTAEEEGEFLKNNLGPTLWKNGYKDKKVMIWDHNRDLIYQRATTTLSDPETSKYAHGIGYHWYETWNNKTQLFDNLAETHRAFPDKFLAFTEGCKEQFKMDGISDVSLGELYGKNMLNDFNKGNALWTDWNILLDETGGPNHKGNFCFAPIIADTKTGDVHYTYEYYYIGHVSKYIKPKAQRIGSSSNRAALTSSAFMNENGQLVTVIMNDSDNDIDANLWIEGMAAKLNAPAHSIQTVIL